Proteins found in one Verrucomicrobiota bacterium genomic segment:
- a CDS encoding UDP-glucuronic acid decarboxylase family protein: MPIISVVTGAGGFLGSHLVERLMEEGHDVVGIDNFVTGNPENLAHLAGNPRFRFIRQDVTEFIFLPGQVDYVFHFASPASPIDYLEIPIQTLKVGALGTHNTLGLAKDKNAKYFIASTSECYGDPQVHPQPESYWGHVNPVGPRGCYDEAKRFAEAMTMAYHRVHKIDTHIVRIFNTYGPRMRLKDGRVVPAFISQALKGDPMEVFGDGSQTRSFCYVDDLIDGIWKLSQADFHEPVNIGNPSEYTILEFAELIKKITNSKSEIIFKSLPKDDPKQRRPDITRAKELLGWTPKITVEEGLRKTIKYFEGKI; encoded by the coding sequence ATGCCTATTATCTCTGTTGTTACCGGTGCAGGTGGTTTTTTGGGATCCCATTTGGTTGAACGCCTAATGGAGGAGGGTCACGATGTTGTGGGGATTGATAATTTTGTGACGGGGAACCCGGAGAATCTAGCGCATCTCGCTGGCAATCCGCGTTTCCGCTTCATCCGCCAGGATGTCACGGAGTTTATTTTCCTGCCCGGCCAAGTGGATTATGTTTTTCATTTTGCATCCCCGGCCAGCCCGATTGATTATCTGGAGATCCCGATTCAAACTCTGAAGGTCGGGGCACTTGGCACTCATAATACCTTAGGACTGGCCAAAGATAAAAACGCCAAATATTTTATCGCCTCGACATCGGAGTGTTATGGTGACCCGCAAGTCCACCCGCAACCGGAGAGTTACTGGGGACATGTGAATCCTGTCGGGCCACGCGGCTGTTACGATGAAGCTAAACGTTTTGCCGAAGCCATGACCATGGCCTACCACCGGGTTCACAAAATCGACACACACATTGTCCGTATCTTTAATACTTACGGTCCTCGGATGAGACTCAAAGACGGTCGTGTCGTCCCGGCTTTTATCAGCCAAGCGTTAAAAGGGGACCCCATGGAGGTCTTTGGGGACGGCTCCCAAACACGGTCATTTTGTTATGTGGATGATCTTATTGACGGAATATGGAAATTATCACAGGCAGACTTTCATGAACCCGTCAATATTGGGAATCCGTCGGAATATACGATTTTAGAATTTGCTGAATTAATCAAAAAAATCACGAATAGTAAGAGTGAAATCATCTTTAAATCATTGCCGAAAGATGATCCAAAACAAAGAAGGCCGGACATAACTCGGGCAAAAGAGCTTTTAGGGTGGACACCTAAAATCACTGTGGAAGAAGGTCTTAGGAAGACAATTAAGTATTTTGAAGGTAAAATATAG